The following proteins are encoded in a genomic region of Doryrhamphus excisus isolate RoL2022-K1 chromosome 6, RoL_Dexc_1.0, whole genome shotgun sequence:
- the LOC131131721 gene encoding proton myo-inositol cotransporter-like isoform X4, with translation MTSQHKHGGTGLVVRSLAVTKSTVRSGLPGSFFLLEATPDGQDEHSLKHMKSIVIMGSKNNKAEEDDGERRLIGSPSVDAASIGGNPPTQPFVYVLAFFSALGGFLFGYDTGVVSGAMLLLKREMNLNTLWQELVVSSTVGAAAISSLSGGFLNGLMGRRYCTLVASSIFTIGGLILTFAPDKEILLVGRIIIGFGIGIASMTLPVYIAEVSPPHMRGQLVTIITVLITAGQFIASVVDGAFSYMKHDGWRYMLGLSVLPAILQFVGFLFLPESPRWLIQKGKHEQARQVLSRIRGCEDVDEEYDFIKTSIEEEEKGTRGGGLIIFHMLSHGPTRRALIVGCGLQMFQQLTGINTVMYYSATILQMSGVRDERQAIWLSAVTSGTNFVCTSLSIWLVDRVGRRKLTLGSLTGTVLSLTVLSVGFLLSAQNSPAVTLQPLDSHNSSCTLYRSCSDCMLNPACGFCYHENSSSIFDSTCLPVNQKSTDHSAWGQCANQTEGPESPLWAYNFCPTSYSWVVLMGLLLYLTSFAPGMGPMPWTINSEIYPLWARSTGNACSAGVNWIFNVLLSLTFLHIAELLTYQGIFFLYTGFTVLGLLFLYCCLRETQGLQLEDIENLFMGPLCSCGTSSNLNNQNIQYIRVKGNNYLPSDNDASDVD, from the exons aTGACGTCACAACACAAACATGGCGGCACAGGGTTGGTCGTTCGTAGCTTGGCTGTAACCAAATCAACTGTTCGAAGTGGGTTGCCAGGCAGCTTTTTCCTACTGGAGGCGACGCCCGA CGGACAGGATGAGCATAGCTTGAAGCACATGAAGAGCATTGTCATCATGGGCAGTAAGAATAACAAAGCGGAAGAGGATGATGGAGAGCGCCGCCTCATCGGGTCTCCATCAGTGGACGCTGCCTCCATTGGGGGGAACCCCCCTACACAGCCCTTCGTCTATGTGCTGGCCTTCTTCTCAGCCCTGGGGGGGTTCCTCTTTGGCTATGATACCGGGGTGGTGTCGGGGGCCATGCTGCTCCTGAAGAGGGAGATGAACTTGAACACCCTTTGGCAGGAGCTGGTGGTCTCTAGCACTGTGGGGGCAGCCGCCATCTCTAGCCTGAGTGGTGGCTTCCTGAACGGGCTGATGGGGCGCAGGTACTGCACTCTGGTGGCCAGCAGCATCTTCACCATTGGCGGATTAATCCTGACGTTTGCACCAGACAAGGAGATTCTCCTCGTGGGCAGAATTATCATTGGGTTTGGAATTG GCATAGCCTCGATGACCCTGCCCGTGTACATCGCCGAGGTTTCACCACCTCACATGCGAGGTCAGCTCGTCACCATCATCACCGTCCTCATCACGGCCGGCCAGTTCATTGCAAGTGTGGTCGATGGCGCTTTCAGCTACATGAAACACGATGGTTGGAG GTACATGCTGGGTCTGTCAGTGCTGCCGGCCATACTGCAGTTTGTGGGCTTCCTCTTCCTTCCTGAGAGCCCCCGCTGGCTCATCCAGAAGGGCAAACACGAGCAGGCCCGCCAGGTCCTTAGCCGGATCCGAGGCTGCGAGGATGTGGATGAGGAATACGACTTCATCAAAACTAGcattgaggaggaggagaaggggaCAAGAGGAG GGGGTCTCATCATCTTTCACATGCTCAGCCACGGGCCCACCCGCAGGGCTCTGATTGTGGGCTGCGGCCTTCAGATGTTCCAGCAGTTGACAGGGATCAATACAGTCAT GTACTACAGCGCCACCATTCTACAGATGTCCGGTGTGCGTGATGAAAGGCAGGCAATCTGGTTGTCTGCCGTAACCTCTGGGACCAACTTTGTATGCACCTCGCTCAGCATCTGGCTGGTAGACAGAGTTGGACGCAGGAAGCTGACGCTGGGCAGCCTCACGG GTACCGTTCTGAGTCTCACCGTGTTGTCAGTTGGCTTCTTGCTGTCAGCACAGAACTCTCCAGCTGTTACACTCCAGCCGCTCGACTCCCACAACTCATCCTGCACATTATACAG GTCCTGCTCAGACTGCATGTTGAACCCTGCTTGTGGATTTTGCTATCATGAGAACAGCAGCAGCATATTTGACTCCACCTGCCTTCCCGTCAATCAAAAGTCCACTGACCACTCAGCATGGGGACA GTGTGCCAACCAAACAGAGGGGCCAGAGAGTCCATTGTGGGCGTACAACTTCTGTCCCACTTCCTACTCCTGGGTCGTCTTGATGGGCCTCCTCCTCTACCTGACTTCTTTTGCTCCAG GAATGGGCCCTATGCCTTGGACCATCAACTCTGAGATCTACCCACTGTGGGCCCGCAGCACAGGCAACGCCTGCTCAGCAGGAGTCAACTGGATCTTCAATGTCCTCCTCTCGCTGACTTTCCTTCACATCGCAGAGCTTCTCACCTATCAAG GCATCTTCTTCCTCTACACGGGCTTCACAGTGCtgggcctcctcttcctctactGCTGCCTGCGGGAGACACAGGGTCTGCAGCTGGAGGATATTGAGAACCTGTTCATGGGTCCACTGTGCTCCTGCGGCACCTCCTCAAACCTCAACAATCAAAACATCCAGTACATCCGGGTAAAAGGCAACAATTACCTCCCCTCTGACAACGACGCCTCAGACGTAGACTAG
- the LOC131131721 gene encoding proton myo-inositol cotransporter-like isoform X1, with amino-acid sequence MTSQHKHGGTGLVVRSLAVTKSTVRSGLPGSFFLLEATPDGQDEHSLKHMKSIVIMGSKNNKAEEDDGERRLIGSPSVDAASIGGNPPTQPFVYVLAFFSALGGFLFGYDTGVVSGAMLLLKREMNLNTLWQELVVSSTVGAAAISSLSGGFLNGLMGRRYCTLVASSIFTIGGLILTFAPDKEILLVGRIIIGFGIGIASMTLPVYIAEVSPPHMRGQLVTIITVLITAGQFIASVVDGAFSYMKHDGWRYMLGLSVLPAILQFVGFLFLPESPRWLIQKGKHEQARQVLSRIRGCEDVDEEYDFIKTSIEEEEKGTRGGGLIIFHMLSHGPTRRALIVGCGLQMFQQLTGINTVMYYSATILQMSGVRDERQAIWLSAVTSGTNFVCTSLSIWLVDRVGRRKLTLGSLTGTVLSLTVLSVGFLLSAQNSPAVTLQPLDSHNSSCTLYRSCSDCMLNPACGFCYHENSSSIFDSTCLPVNQKSTDHSAWGQCANQTEGPESPLWAYNFCPTSYSWVVLMGLLLYLTSFAPGMGPMPWTINSEIYPLWARSTGNACSAGVNWIFNVLLSLTFLHIAELLTYQGIFFLYTGFTVLGLLFLYCCLRETQGLQLEDIENLFMGPLCSCGTSSNLNNQNIQYIRKIPEFIPADYGTMGSDSGIAYITVSTAAGKSKKTELNRMDVHWSFISALYAGSHKE; translated from the exons aTGACGTCACAACACAAACATGGCGGCACAGGGTTGGTCGTTCGTAGCTTGGCTGTAACCAAATCAACTGTTCGAAGTGGGTTGCCAGGCAGCTTTTTCCTACTGGAGGCGACGCCCGA CGGACAGGATGAGCATAGCTTGAAGCACATGAAGAGCATTGTCATCATGGGCAGTAAGAATAACAAAGCGGAAGAGGATGATGGAGAGCGCCGCCTCATCGGGTCTCCATCAGTGGACGCTGCCTCCATTGGGGGGAACCCCCCTACACAGCCCTTCGTCTATGTGCTGGCCTTCTTCTCAGCCCTGGGGGGGTTCCTCTTTGGCTATGATACCGGGGTGGTGTCGGGGGCCATGCTGCTCCTGAAGAGGGAGATGAACTTGAACACCCTTTGGCAGGAGCTGGTGGTCTCTAGCACTGTGGGGGCAGCCGCCATCTCTAGCCTGAGTGGTGGCTTCCTGAACGGGCTGATGGGGCGCAGGTACTGCACTCTGGTGGCCAGCAGCATCTTCACCATTGGCGGATTAATCCTGACGTTTGCACCAGACAAGGAGATTCTCCTCGTGGGCAGAATTATCATTGGGTTTGGAATTG GCATAGCCTCGATGACCCTGCCCGTGTACATCGCCGAGGTTTCACCACCTCACATGCGAGGTCAGCTCGTCACCATCATCACCGTCCTCATCACGGCCGGCCAGTTCATTGCAAGTGTGGTCGATGGCGCTTTCAGCTACATGAAACACGATGGTTGGAG GTACATGCTGGGTCTGTCAGTGCTGCCGGCCATACTGCAGTTTGTGGGCTTCCTCTTCCTTCCTGAGAGCCCCCGCTGGCTCATCCAGAAGGGCAAACACGAGCAGGCCCGCCAGGTCCTTAGCCGGATCCGAGGCTGCGAGGATGTGGATGAGGAATACGACTTCATCAAAACTAGcattgaggaggaggagaaggggaCAAGAGGAG GGGGTCTCATCATCTTTCACATGCTCAGCCACGGGCCCACCCGCAGGGCTCTGATTGTGGGCTGCGGCCTTCAGATGTTCCAGCAGTTGACAGGGATCAATACAGTCAT GTACTACAGCGCCACCATTCTACAGATGTCCGGTGTGCGTGATGAAAGGCAGGCAATCTGGTTGTCTGCCGTAACCTCTGGGACCAACTTTGTATGCACCTCGCTCAGCATCTGGCTGGTAGACAGAGTTGGACGCAGGAAGCTGACGCTGGGCAGCCTCACGG GTACCGTTCTGAGTCTCACCGTGTTGTCAGTTGGCTTCTTGCTGTCAGCACAGAACTCTCCAGCTGTTACACTCCAGCCGCTCGACTCCCACAACTCATCCTGCACATTATACAG GTCCTGCTCAGACTGCATGTTGAACCCTGCTTGTGGATTTTGCTATCATGAGAACAGCAGCAGCATATTTGACTCCACCTGCCTTCCCGTCAATCAAAAGTCCACTGACCACTCAGCATGGGGACA GTGTGCCAACCAAACAGAGGGGCCAGAGAGTCCATTGTGGGCGTACAACTTCTGTCCCACTTCCTACTCCTGGGTCGTCTTGATGGGCCTCCTCCTCTACCTGACTTCTTTTGCTCCAG GAATGGGCCCTATGCCTTGGACCATCAACTCTGAGATCTACCCACTGTGGGCCCGCAGCACAGGCAACGCCTGCTCAGCAGGAGTCAACTGGATCTTCAATGTCCTCCTCTCGCTGACTTTCCTTCACATCGCAGAGCTTCTCACCTATCAAG GCATCTTCTTCCTCTACACGGGCTTCACAGTGCtgggcctcctcttcctctactGCTGCCTGCGGGAGACACAGGGTCTGCAGCTGGAGGATATTGAGAACCTGTTCATGGGTCCACTGTGCTCCTGCGGCACCTCCTCAAACCTCAACAATCAAAACATCCAGTACATCCGG aaaaTTCCGGAATTCATTCCAGCAGACTACGGCACAATGGGCTCAGACAGCGGCATAGCCTATATAACTGTAAGTACAGCTGCtgggaaaagcaaaaaaactgAACTAAACAGGATGGATGTGCACTGGAGTTTTATTTCCGCCTTGTATGCAGGATCACACAAAGAATAA
- the LOC131131721 gene encoding proton myo-inositol cotransporter-like isoform X3 has translation MFSGQDEHSLKHMKSIVIMGSKNNKAEEDDGERRLIGSPSVDAASIGGNPPTQPFVYVLAFFSALGGFLFGYDTGVVSGAMLLLKREMNLNTLWQELVVSSTVGAAAISSLSGGFLNGLMGRRYCTLVASSIFTIGGLILTFAPDKEILLVGRIIIGFGIGIASMTLPVYIAEVSPPHMRGQLVTIITVLITAGQFIASVVDGAFSYMKHDGWRYMLGLSVLPAILQFVGFLFLPESPRWLIQKGKHEQARQVLSRIRGCEDVDEEYDFIKTSIEEEEKGTRGGGLIIFHMLSHGPTRRALIVGCGLQMFQQLTGINTVMYYSATILQMSGVRDERQAIWLSAVTSGTNFVCTSLSIWLVDRVGRRKLTLGSLTGTVLSLTVLSVGFLLSAQNSPAVTLQPLDSHNSSCTLYRSCSDCMLNPACGFCYHENSSSIFDSTCLPVNQKSTDHSAWGQCANQTEGPESPLWAYNFCPTSYSWVVLMGLLLYLTSFAPGMGPMPWTINSEIYPLWARSTGNACSAGVNWIFNVLLSLTFLHIAELLTYQGIFFLYTGFTVLGLLFLYCCLRETQGLQLEDIENLFMGPLCSCGTSSNLNNQNIQYIRKIPEFIPADYGTMGSDSGIAYITVSTAAGKSKKTELNRMDVHWSFISALYAGSHKE, from the exons ATGTTCAGCGGACAGGATGAGCATAGCTTGAAGCACATGAAGAGCATTGTCATCATGGGCAGTAAGAATAACAAAGCGGAAGAGGATGATGGAGAGCGCCGCCTCATCGGGTCTCCATCAGTGGACGCTGCCTCCATTGGGGGGAACCCCCCTACACAGCCCTTCGTCTATGTGCTGGCCTTCTTCTCAGCCCTGGGGGGGTTCCTCTTTGGCTATGATACCGGGGTGGTGTCGGGGGCCATGCTGCTCCTGAAGAGGGAGATGAACTTGAACACCCTTTGGCAGGAGCTGGTGGTCTCTAGCACTGTGGGGGCAGCCGCCATCTCTAGCCTGAGTGGTGGCTTCCTGAACGGGCTGATGGGGCGCAGGTACTGCACTCTGGTGGCCAGCAGCATCTTCACCATTGGCGGATTAATCCTGACGTTTGCACCAGACAAGGAGATTCTCCTCGTGGGCAGAATTATCATTGGGTTTGGAATTG GCATAGCCTCGATGACCCTGCCCGTGTACATCGCCGAGGTTTCACCACCTCACATGCGAGGTCAGCTCGTCACCATCATCACCGTCCTCATCACGGCCGGCCAGTTCATTGCAAGTGTGGTCGATGGCGCTTTCAGCTACATGAAACACGATGGTTGGAG GTACATGCTGGGTCTGTCAGTGCTGCCGGCCATACTGCAGTTTGTGGGCTTCCTCTTCCTTCCTGAGAGCCCCCGCTGGCTCATCCAGAAGGGCAAACACGAGCAGGCCCGCCAGGTCCTTAGCCGGATCCGAGGCTGCGAGGATGTGGATGAGGAATACGACTTCATCAAAACTAGcattgaggaggaggagaaggggaCAAGAGGAG GGGGTCTCATCATCTTTCACATGCTCAGCCACGGGCCCACCCGCAGGGCTCTGATTGTGGGCTGCGGCCTTCAGATGTTCCAGCAGTTGACAGGGATCAATACAGTCAT GTACTACAGCGCCACCATTCTACAGATGTCCGGTGTGCGTGATGAAAGGCAGGCAATCTGGTTGTCTGCCGTAACCTCTGGGACCAACTTTGTATGCACCTCGCTCAGCATCTGGCTGGTAGACAGAGTTGGACGCAGGAAGCTGACGCTGGGCAGCCTCACGG GTACCGTTCTGAGTCTCACCGTGTTGTCAGTTGGCTTCTTGCTGTCAGCACAGAACTCTCCAGCTGTTACACTCCAGCCGCTCGACTCCCACAACTCATCCTGCACATTATACAG GTCCTGCTCAGACTGCATGTTGAACCCTGCTTGTGGATTTTGCTATCATGAGAACAGCAGCAGCATATTTGACTCCACCTGCCTTCCCGTCAATCAAAAGTCCACTGACCACTCAGCATGGGGACA GTGTGCCAACCAAACAGAGGGGCCAGAGAGTCCATTGTGGGCGTACAACTTCTGTCCCACTTCCTACTCCTGGGTCGTCTTGATGGGCCTCCTCCTCTACCTGACTTCTTTTGCTCCAG GAATGGGCCCTATGCCTTGGACCATCAACTCTGAGATCTACCCACTGTGGGCCCGCAGCACAGGCAACGCCTGCTCAGCAGGAGTCAACTGGATCTTCAATGTCCTCCTCTCGCTGACTTTCCTTCACATCGCAGAGCTTCTCACCTATCAAG GCATCTTCTTCCTCTACACGGGCTTCACAGTGCtgggcctcctcttcctctactGCTGCCTGCGGGAGACACAGGGTCTGCAGCTGGAGGATATTGAGAACCTGTTCATGGGTCCACTGTGCTCCTGCGGCACCTCCTCAAACCTCAACAATCAAAACATCCAGTACATCCGG aaaaTTCCGGAATTCATTCCAGCAGACTACGGCACAATGGGCTCAGACAGCGGCATAGCCTATATAACTGTAAGTACAGCTGCtgggaaaagcaaaaaaactgAACTAAACAGGATGGATGTGCACTGGAGTTTTATTTCCGCCTTGTATGCAGGATCACACAAAGAATAA
- the LOC131131721 gene encoding proton myo-inositol cotransporter-like isoform X2: protein MTSQHKHGGTGLVVRSLAVTKSTVRSGLPGSFFLLEATPDGQDEHSLKHMKSIVIMGSKNNKAEEDDGERRLIGSPSVDAASIGGNPPTQPFVYVLAFFSALGGFLFGYDTGVVSGAMLLLKREMNLNTLWQELVVSSTVGAAAISSLSGGFLNGLMGRRYCTLVASSIFTIGGLILTFAPDKEILLVGRIIIGFGIGIASMTLPVYIAEVSPPHMRGQLVTIITVLITAGQFIASVVDGAFSYMKHDGWRYMLGLSVLPAILQFVGFLFLPESPRWLIQKGKHEQARQVLSRIRGCEDVDEEYDFIKTSIEEEEKGTRGGGLIIFHMLSHGPTRRALIVGCGLQMFQQLTGINTVMYYSATILQMSGVRDERQAIWLSAVTSGTNFVCTSLSIWLVDRVGRRKLTLGSLTGTVLSLTVLSVGFLLSAQNSPAVTLQPLDSHNSSCTLYRSCSDCMLNPACGFCYHENSSSIFDSTCLPVNQKSTDHSAWGQCANQTEGPESPLWAYNFCPTSYSWVVLMGLLLYLTSFAPGMGPMPWTINSEIYPLWARSTGNACSAGVNWIFNVLLSLTFLHIAELLTYQGIFFLYTGFTVLGLLFLYCCLRETQGLQLEDIENLFMGPLCSCGTSSNLNNQNIQYIRKIPEFIPADYGTMGSDSGIAYITLR from the exons aTGACGTCACAACACAAACATGGCGGCACAGGGTTGGTCGTTCGTAGCTTGGCTGTAACCAAATCAACTGTTCGAAGTGGGTTGCCAGGCAGCTTTTTCCTACTGGAGGCGACGCCCGA CGGACAGGATGAGCATAGCTTGAAGCACATGAAGAGCATTGTCATCATGGGCAGTAAGAATAACAAAGCGGAAGAGGATGATGGAGAGCGCCGCCTCATCGGGTCTCCATCAGTGGACGCTGCCTCCATTGGGGGGAACCCCCCTACACAGCCCTTCGTCTATGTGCTGGCCTTCTTCTCAGCCCTGGGGGGGTTCCTCTTTGGCTATGATACCGGGGTGGTGTCGGGGGCCATGCTGCTCCTGAAGAGGGAGATGAACTTGAACACCCTTTGGCAGGAGCTGGTGGTCTCTAGCACTGTGGGGGCAGCCGCCATCTCTAGCCTGAGTGGTGGCTTCCTGAACGGGCTGATGGGGCGCAGGTACTGCACTCTGGTGGCCAGCAGCATCTTCACCATTGGCGGATTAATCCTGACGTTTGCACCAGACAAGGAGATTCTCCTCGTGGGCAGAATTATCATTGGGTTTGGAATTG GCATAGCCTCGATGACCCTGCCCGTGTACATCGCCGAGGTTTCACCACCTCACATGCGAGGTCAGCTCGTCACCATCATCACCGTCCTCATCACGGCCGGCCAGTTCATTGCAAGTGTGGTCGATGGCGCTTTCAGCTACATGAAACACGATGGTTGGAG GTACATGCTGGGTCTGTCAGTGCTGCCGGCCATACTGCAGTTTGTGGGCTTCCTCTTCCTTCCTGAGAGCCCCCGCTGGCTCATCCAGAAGGGCAAACACGAGCAGGCCCGCCAGGTCCTTAGCCGGATCCGAGGCTGCGAGGATGTGGATGAGGAATACGACTTCATCAAAACTAGcattgaggaggaggagaaggggaCAAGAGGAG GGGGTCTCATCATCTTTCACATGCTCAGCCACGGGCCCACCCGCAGGGCTCTGATTGTGGGCTGCGGCCTTCAGATGTTCCAGCAGTTGACAGGGATCAATACAGTCAT GTACTACAGCGCCACCATTCTACAGATGTCCGGTGTGCGTGATGAAAGGCAGGCAATCTGGTTGTCTGCCGTAACCTCTGGGACCAACTTTGTATGCACCTCGCTCAGCATCTGGCTGGTAGACAGAGTTGGACGCAGGAAGCTGACGCTGGGCAGCCTCACGG GTACCGTTCTGAGTCTCACCGTGTTGTCAGTTGGCTTCTTGCTGTCAGCACAGAACTCTCCAGCTGTTACACTCCAGCCGCTCGACTCCCACAACTCATCCTGCACATTATACAG GTCCTGCTCAGACTGCATGTTGAACCCTGCTTGTGGATTTTGCTATCATGAGAACAGCAGCAGCATATTTGACTCCACCTGCCTTCCCGTCAATCAAAAGTCCACTGACCACTCAGCATGGGGACA GTGTGCCAACCAAACAGAGGGGCCAGAGAGTCCATTGTGGGCGTACAACTTCTGTCCCACTTCCTACTCCTGGGTCGTCTTGATGGGCCTCCTCCTCTACCTGACTTCTTTTGCTCCAG GAATGGGCCCTATGCCTTGGACCATCAACTCTGAGATCTACCCACTGTGGGCCCGCAGCACAGGCAACGCCTGCTCAGCAGGAGTCAACTGGATCTTCAATGTCCTCCTCTCGCTGACTTTCCTTCACATCGCAGAGCTTCTCACCTATCAAG GCATCTTCTTCCTCTACACGGGCTTCACAGTGCtgggcctcctcttcctctactGCTGCCTGCGGGAGACACAGGGTCTGCAGCTGGAGGATATTGAGAACCTGTTCATGGGTCCACTGTGCTCCTGCGGCACCTCCTCAAACCTCAACAATCAAAACATCCAGTACATCCGG aaaaTTCCGGAATTCATTCCAGCAGACTACGGCACAATGGGCTCAGACAGCGGCATAGCCTATATAACT CTCAGATAA
- the LOC131131721 gene encoding proton myo-inositol cotransporter-like isoform X5 — protein MKSIVIMGSKNNKAEEDDGERRLIGSPSVDAASIGGNPPTQPFVYVLAFFSALGGFLFGYDTGVVSGAMLLLKREMNLNTLWQELVVSSTVGAAAISSLSGGFLNGLMGRRYCTLVASSIFTIGGLILTFAPDKEILLVGRIIIGFGIGIASMTLPVYIAEVSPPHMRGQLVTIITVLITAGQFIASVVDGAFSYMKHDGWRYMLGLSVLPAILQFVGFLFLPESPRWLIQKGKHEQARQVLSRIRGCEDVDEEYDFIKTSIEEEEKGTRGGGLIIFHMLSHGPTRRALIVGCGLQMFQQLTGINTVMYYSATILQMSGVRDERQAIWLSAVTSGTNFVCTSLSIWLVDRVGRRKLTLGSLTGTVLSLTVLSVGFLLSAQNSPAVTLQPLDSHNSSCTLYRSCSDCMLNPACGFCYHENSSSIFDSTCLPVNQKSTDHSAWGQCANQTEGPESPLWAYNFCPTSYSWVVLMGLLLYLTSFAPGMGPMPWTINSEIYPLWARSTGNACSAGVNWIFNVLLSLTFLHIAELLTYQGIFFLYTGFTVLGLLFLYCCLRETQGLQLEDIENLFMGPLCSCGTSSNLNNQNIQYIRKIPEFIPADYGTMGSDSGIAYITVSTAAGKSKKTELNRMDVHWSFISALYAGSHKE, from the exons ATGAAGAGCATTGTCATCATGGGCAGTAAGAATAACAAAGCGGAAGAGGATGATGGAGAGCGCCGCCTCATCGGGTCTCCATCAGTGGACGCTGCCTCCATTGGGGGGAACCCCCCTACACAGCCCTTCGTCTATGTGCTGGCCTTCTTCTCAGCCCTGGGGGGGTTCCTCTTTGGCTATGATACCGGGGTGGTGTCGGGGGCCATGCTGCTCCTGAAGAGGGAGATGAACTTGAACACCCTTTGGCAGGAGCTGGTGGTCTCTAGCACTGTGGGGGCAGCCGCCATCTCTAGCCTGAGTGGTGGCTTCCTGAACGGGCTGATGGGGCGCAGGTACTGCACTCTGGTGGCCAGCAGCATCTTCACCATTGGCGGATTAATCCTGACGTTTGCACCAGACAAGGAGATTCTCCTCGTGGGCAGAATTATCATTGGGTTTGGAATTG GCATAGCCTCGATGACCCTGCCCGTGTACATCGCCGAGGTTTCACCACCTCACATGCGAGGTCAGCTCGTCACCATCATCACCGTCCTCATCACGGCCGGCCAGTTCATTGCAAGTGTGGTCGATGGCGCTTTCAGCTACATGAAACACGATGGTTGGAG GTACATGCTGGGTCTGTCAGTGCTGCCGGCCATACTGCAGTTTGTGGGCTTCCTCTTCCTTCCTGAGAGCCCCCGCTGGCTCATCCAGAAGGGCAAACACGAGCAGGCCCGCCAGGTCCTTAGCCGGATCCGAGGCTGCGAGGATGTGGATGAGGAATACGACTTCATCAAAACTAGcattgaggaggaggagaaggggaCAAGAGGAG GGGGTCTCATCATCTTTCACATGCTCAGCCACGGGCCCACCCGCAGGGCTCTGATTGTGGGCTGCGGCCTTCAGATGTTCCAGCAGTTGACAGGGATCAATACAGTCAT GTACTACAGCGCCACCATTCTACAGATGTCCGGTGTGCGTGATGAAAGGCAGGCAATCTGGTTGTCTGCCGTAACCTCTGGGACCAACTTTGTATGCACCTCGCTCAGCATCTGGCTGGTAGACAGAGTTGGACGCAGGAAGCTGACGCTGGGCAGCCTCACGG GTACCGTTCTGAGTCTCACCGTGTTGTCAGTTGGCTTCTTGCTGTCAGCACAGAACTCTCCAGCTGTTACACTCCAGCCGCTCGACTCCCACAACTCATCCTGCACATTATACAG GTCCTGCTCAGACTGCATGTTGAACCCTGCTTGTGGATTTTGCTATCATGAGAACAGCAGCAGCATATTTGACTCCACCTGCCTTCCCGTCAATCAAAAGTCCACTGACCACTCAGCATGGGGACA GTGTGCCAACCAAACAGAGGGGCCAGAGAGTCCATTGTGGGCGTACAACTTCTGTCCCACTTCCTACTCCTGGGTCGTCTTGATGGGCCTCCTCCTCTACCTGACTTCTTTTGCTCCAG GAATGGGCCCTATGCCTTGGACCATCAACTCTGAGATCTACCCACTGTGGGCCCGCAGCACAGGCAACGCCTGCTCAGCAGGAGTCAACTGGATCTTCAATGTCCTCCTCTCGCTGACTTTCCTTCACATCGCAGAGCTTCTCACCTATCAAG GCATCTTCTTCCTCTACACGGGCTTCACAGTGCtgggcctcctcttcctctactGCTGCCTGCGGGAGACACAGGGTCTGCAGCTGGAGGATATTGAGAACCTGTTCATGGGTCCACTGTGCTCCTGCGGCACCTCCTCAAACCTCAACAATCAAAACATCCAGTACATCCGG aaaaTTCCGGAATTCATTCCAGCAGACTACGGCACAATGGGCTCAGACAGCGGCATAGCCTATATAACTGTAAGTACAGCTGCtgggaaaagcaaaaaaactgAACTAAACAGGATGGATGTGCACTGGAGTTTTATTTCCGCCTTGTATGCAGGATCACACAAAGAATAA